Below is a window of Cytophaga hutchinsonii ATCC 33406 DNA.
ATTTTGAAAATGAATTTACATATCCCGACAATTCTAAAGGCTGGTTTGAATTGCGGATACAGCCAGTTTCAGAAGGGTTGTTTATACTATCCATTGATATCACAGAACGTAAAAAAATTGAAGAAAACAGAATTGAATATATTAACGGCCTGGAAAAAATGCTGTTCATGACATCGCACCGGGTACGTCAGCCAATTACACAAATCATGGGAATGTCTTCACTATTAAATACAACAAAAAGTACACGCGAAGACCTGTTACAGATTACCGATTACATGAAACAGTCCGTTGAATCACTGGATTCTTTCACCAAAGAATTAACAACGTATATGAATAGCCTGCACGATCGGTTCAAGTAGGGGCAACTTTTTACGGTTGCCGATATTTTGGCAACCGTAAAGCTCTGTAATTGTAAAGGGTAGTAACCGTAAAGATGCGTAAGCGTAACCGTTGCCCCTACATGGTTATAATGCGGAGTTCAACACGTCTGTTGTATTTTCTGGTTTGTTCACCATCATTGCTGGCCACAGGATATTTGCTTCCGTAACCAACACTTTTAATGCGGTCGGCGCTGATGCCTTTGCTTACCAGATATTTTTTTGCAGATTCAACACGATTTTTTGACAACTCCATATTTTTTTTCGCACTGCCCACATTATCCGTATGTCCTGAAAGCTCGATGATCATACCCGGATACTGATTCATTACTGTAACTAATTGATCAAGCGCTGGTAGCGAAGAAGATAGCAGCTCATAGCTGGTACGTTCAAAAAGCACATTGTGCAGCAAAATGTTTGTACCTGAAGATAGTTTTGATAACTCAATGATACGTGTGGCATACAGCGCCTTTTGTTCGGCAGCAGTAATCACAAATGTATCAAGTGTTGGATAGTAGGAAGGCAGAAATGTTTTGACAATAACATAAGGTGCTACAGAAATATCGGTACTATATAATCCTTCTTTTGAAATCACACTTACAGATGTTGCCTGCGAATAAATATCAATATGCCCATCAATAGGTTTTGTAGAACTTTTATCAATGATTTCGATCATTACATTAAGCTTGGGCTCTGTTTTTACCGGTTCTTTTTTAACAATACCTGCCGCGGCAATTGCATCGTTGCTGCATGCATACGGCGTACTTTGCAGTTTAGAAAATTCCCAGTAACCAAACTTTGTTGTATCAGTGCCATACCCCCAGATGCCGTTCATCTTTGTTCCTTCTTTATTCAATACAAGTAAACACCAACCAGAAAGTTTCTCATCGTCGTTTTGCTTCCAGGCGAATGTGTATGTTTTCCGGCTAACCTGTGTCAGATATATTTCTCCGTTTTTCCATTTGTAGCAGCCATATATGGTTCCGTTTGCAACTTTATTAATACTTACCCAATCAAAGTTGGTATTCCAAACACCTGTGATAGAAGCAGCAGTAACACCAGGTGTAACAAATGTGCCCCATGCTTCAAACTCCATTAACTCCGTCCATTGCAGGTTTCCGTAGTTTGATAAAATGGTAAGTTTAATCCAGCGGGCTTTTACGGGCGCAATATCAAAGGAATTGTATTTATTTTCTTCCAGCAGATACGTTGCTGCAGGCAGAAAGCCAGACTTGGCCGAGGTCATTGAATATTCAACTTTAATATCTTTGGCACTGATGTTTTTATATTCTTTCTGGCAAAATGTATTGAATGCAAAATTGCTGATCAGAAAATCTTCCGATAATTCAAAGACAAATACATACGGCACTTTGGATGTTGCGCCCGAACACCAGCCAGTAGCAGCGTTTTGATCCAGTAAACCAAAAACCGACCAATCATTTATTTTAGCAGCATATGGTGTAGGTGTAAAAAATGTAGAAGGTTTTTGTATAATGCTGCAACCGTTTTTTAACGCCAGGGCATTAATTTTATTCGCATGACCAAATGAAACGGATAAAAGAAATATAAAAAGAAAACCTATTTGCTTGCGTATCATGAATCGAATGTTTGCTGTAAAATAAAAAAAAAGAGTCGCATTTGCGACTCTTTACAATATAATAAGATAAGCGGTCAGAATCTATTTTAATGATTCGATTGCTTTTAATACGTGCTCATAATCAGGTTCAGAAGCAATTTCAGGAACCAATTCGGTATAGCGAACCACATTGTCTTGATCCACAACAATAATAGCACGTGCGGAAAGGCCTTTTAACGGTCCTTCCAAAATTTCAGTATTGTATTTTTGAACAAACTCAGATCCTCTGAAATCAGATCCGCTTGTTACATTTGCAATACCTTCTGTTTCACAAAAACGTTTCATGGCAAAAGGCAGATCTTTGGAAATAACCAACCCTTTAACACCTGTGGAAGCAGCAAGCTTCTGGTTGAACTGTCTTGTTTCAAGAGCACACACACTTGTATCTAAACTTGGAACGGCAATAATAACTTTTACAACTTTGCCTTCACCATATAATGTACCTTCAGACAAATCTGTTTTTACGAATGTGAAGTCAGGTGCAGTATTTCCAATGCTTGGCAGATCACCTTTGATGGTTGTTGCGTTTCCTTTTAATGTTACTTTAGTCATGATATAAATTAATTACGATGAGATGATAAACACATATAACATATCAATAAAGCACGTTATGTTTTATGCTCTAAGCTATTCCAATTTATGCAATAGTTATGAGGAAAACAGATGGATGTATAAAATTAATCAGGCGGCAGATGTGAAAGAAATTATTGGAAGGCTGATTGTAAAAAAACAATACCAATAACAGCTACAACCAGCGCTGCTGCTACCGTAGATCAGGTAGTAACCCAATAAAATGCAGGTCGGTATGTACCTTCTTTATACACAAATAGTCTTGCGTAAGGTTTCCTTTTGGTGTTTTTTCATGTAAATTTCCATTTGAAAGAGTTATTAATCAATAAATTAAGAAATTTCTTATGAAAATAAAGTACCTATTCCCATCTGTTATAATTTTTGGAACAGTATTCTTTTCCTGTACAGAAACTAAAACGGTAGAAAATGCGGAAACAAAAGACACAATAAAAAATGCAACGGTTCAAATCGCAGCTATTGGTGACAGCGCGTACACACTTGCTTTTGGTGATATACAGGCATTGATTGATTATAAAAACGGCGGAAGATTAGAAGCGTTTTCGTTAAGCGGAACAAATATTTTATCCGGCAAAACAGTTAATGCCGGAAACTGGGGAACATCTATGTGGCCTAGTCCGCAACGCGCATGGGGATGGCCGCCTTCACAACAATTAGACAATCTGGCGTATACCGTTTTACAGGATTCCGGAGCGGTGGTATTAAAAAGTCAAAAAGATCCGAAACAGGGATTTGTATTTACAAAGGCATACAGCATTGACACAAAAGACACATCGTTAATTATAACCTATACAATTTTAAACGATACAACAGTTGCACAAAAAGTTGCTGGCTGGGAAATTTCAAGAGTAGCACCGGGCGGCTTAACATTCTATCCATCCGGCGACGAGGCTAAACGCGGACAGCTGGCACCGTTAACCAAAGATACATTAGGTGTTACCTGGTTTGAATATAAAGCCGCAACAATTCCGTCCGGTGTGCCTAAATTATTGGCAGACGGAAAAGAAGGCTGGCTTGCACAGGCAAAAGGTGCGCTATTATTAGTAAAAACATTTGAAGATGTAGCAACAGGGAAATATGCACCGGAAGAAGGTGAAATTGAATTATATGCGAACCCGGATCACAGCTACATTGAAATTGAACAGCAAGGTACGTATGTTCAATTAAAAGCCGGAGAAACATTAACATACGTTGTTAGATATAAACTTGTAAAAATACCGTTGGAATTAGCGCTTATAGCAGGCAATTCTGAATTGTTGAAAATTACACGTAGCGTAGTGAAAAGGTAATATGCTTATCAGAAGCACTGCAGCTTCATGTATGTATGAATAAAATTTTTTCACCAAAAATACTTACGGAAAACAGCATAGACGCAAAGCGCAATTTCATTGCTAAAGTGACAATTGCGCTTTGCTTTGTATTAAGTGTTGGCTTTTCGATTGTATTTTTTATACAAAAGATTTATCCTTTAAATATTATTTTTGCATTTTTCTCTATTGTATATGTGATTGCATGGTCCATGTACGAGCTTAAAAACCCGCTGGCCGCAAAGGTTATGCTATATAGTGCAATGCTGGCGCAGGTTTTTTTTATGGCAATTGTGTTAGGTGTTTTCGTTGAGATTAAAGTGTTCTTTATACCAATCGCAATTGTGCCCTTATTGATTTTTTCAAAAAAAGAGAAAGTGCCAATGTACGCACTGCTGATCCTCACAGCAGTCAATATTGTTATGATCAATACATTTGTTCACCGGATTTATGGTCCGGAACAGATTTATTCATTTGAAACATACAGAAATATAAATAATGCATTCGACATAACATCGATGCTTTGTATGGTTATCCTTGCCTTTTTATTCCTTCAACTGACTGAAGCCGGAGAGATAGAATTAATAGATGCGAATAAAGCTCTGTCAAAACAAAAGGAAGTAGAACTTCAAAATAATTTTTTATTAAAACGGGCAAAGGAAGACCAGGAGCGAATGAATCTTATGAAAGATCATTTGTTCCGCATCATCTCTCACGATCTGAGAAGCCCGATAAACACAATCCATGGGTTAACAGAATTATTGATCAGTAAAAAATTATCAAGAGAAGAAGAAACCGTTATAACGGAACAATTAAAAAAATCTACCGACAGCACCAATCAGTTGCTGGACAATTTACTAAGCTGGTCTGCATTTCAGATTAATAATGCCTCGAAGCCTAACATTGTAGAGGTTAACATTAAAGAACTCATCAACGACATCTTTAAGCAGCTTGATGTAAAGCTTACGCAAAAAAATATTTCGATTATTGAAAAAATAGATCACACTATTTTTATTCAGGCAGACTCAAGCATGCTTGAAATCGTTATCCGGAATATTATTTCAAATGCTATAAAATTCAGCTATCAGGAACAGGTTATTCATGTGCATGCGGAAATTGCTGATAGAGATTTAGTTATTCAGGTTAAAGATTCAGGTATTGGTATGCCGAAAGAAATACTGGACAAACTTTTTACAAATGATAAATCTGTAAGCAGGGCAGGCACGTATAACGAAAAAGGATCAGGGATTGGCTTGCTGCTGTGCAAAAATCTCCTTGAAAACTGCGGCGGAAAAATCGAAGCTAAAAGTATCCCCAAACAGCAAACGATATTTACCATTAAGCTCCCAATGAATTAATCATTAAAACGTAAAAATTTGCTACTAGAACTGTTTTTAAAAGGCATTAATTCAAAAATCGAATCCATCGATGCAAAACGTATTTACTTTGTAAATGTTTTGTCTTTGTTATGTTTGTTTACATCCATAGCAATTGTCATTCCTTACATAATACTTAACCTGCACGTGCTTGCCGGAGTGTGCGTGATTTTTTCTGCCGGTTATGTAATCAGCTTTAATTTTAATGCACGGGGTTTGTATAGTGTTGCCAAATCATTTTTATTTTCAACAATAGCCATAAACAT
It encodes the following:
- a CDS encoding DUF4380 domain-containing protein — translated: MKIKYLFPSVIIFGTVFFSCTETKTVENAETKDTIKNATVQIAAIGDSAYTLAFGDIQALIDYKNGGRLEAFSLSGTNILSGKTVNAGNWGTSMWPSPQRAWGWPPSQQLDNLAYTVLQDSGAVVLKSQKDPKQGFVFTKAYSIDTKDTSLIITYTILNDTTVAQKVAGWEISRVAPGGLTFYPSGDEAKRGQLAPLTKDTLGVTWFEYKAATIPSGVPKLLADGKEGWLAQAKGALLLVKTFEDVATGKYAPEEGEIELYANPDHSYIEIEQQGTYVQLKAGETLTYVVRYKLVKIPLELALIAGNSELLKITRSVVKR
- a CDS encoding sensor histidine kinase, with protein sequence MNKIFSPKILTENSIDAKRNFIAKVTIALCFVLSVGFSIVFFIQKIYPLNIIFAFFSIVYVIAWSMYELKNPLAAKVMLYSAMLAQVFFMAIVLGVFVEIKVFFIPIAIVPLLIFSKKEKVPMYALLILTAVNIVMINTFVHRIYGPEQIYSFETYRNINNAFDITSMLCMVILAFLFLQLTEAGEIELIDANKALSKQKEVELQNNFLLKRAKEDQERMNLMKDHLFRIISHDLRSPINTIHGLTELLISKKLSREEETVITEQLKKSTDSTNQLLDNLLSWSAFQINNASKPNIVEVNIKELINDIFKQLDVKLTQKNISIIEKIDHTIFIQADSSMLEIVIRNIISNAIKFSYQEQVIHVHAEIADRDLVIQVKDSGIGMPKEILDKLFTNDKSVSRAGTYNEKGSGIGLLLCKNLLENCGGKIEAKSIPKQQTIFTIKLPMN
- a CDS encoding OmpA family protein, which encodes MIRKQIGFLFIFLLSVSFGHANKINALALKNGCSIIQKPSTFFTPTPYAAKINDWSVFGLLDQNAATGWCSGATSKVPYVFVFELSEDFLISNFAFNTFCQKEYKNISAKDIKVEYSMTSAKSGFLPAATYLLEENKYNSFDIAPVKARWIKLTILSNYGNLQWTELMEFEAWGTFVTPGVTAASITGVWNTNFDWVSINKVANGTIYGCYKWKNGEIYLTQVSRKTYTFAWKQNDDEKLSGWCLLVLNKEGTKMNGIWGYGTDTTKFGYWEFSKLQSTPYACSNDAIAAAGIVKKEPVKTEPKLNVMIEIIDKSSTKPIDGHIDIYSQATSVSVISKEGLYSTDISVAPYVIVKTFLPSYYPTLDTFVITAAEQKALYATRIIELSKLSSGTNILLHNVLFERTSYELLSSSLPALDQLVTVMNQYPGMIIELSGHTDNVGSAKKNMELSKNRVESAKKYLVSKGISADRIKSVGYGSKYPVASNDGEQTRKYNRRVELRIITM
- the tpx gene encoding thiol peroxidase codes for the protein MTKVTLKGNATTIKGDLPSIGNTAPDFTFVKTDLSEGTLYGEGKVVKVIIAVPSLDTSVCALETRQFNQKLAASTGVKGLVISKDLPFAMKRFCETEGIANVTSGSDFRGSEFVQKYNTEILEGPLKGLSARAIIVVDQDNVVRYTELVPEIASEPDYEHVLKAIESLK
- a CDS encoding PAS domain S-box protein, with translation MTGELSESRNQETTLDNLIEGFQLISFDWKYLYVNDAVIKHSKYSKEELLGYTMMEKYPGIEKTPMFDLLKVCMRERKADYFENEFTYPDNSKGWFELRIQPVSEGLFILSIDITERKKIEENRIEYINGLEKMLFMTSHRVRQPITQIMGMSSLLNTTKSTREDLLQITDYMKQSVESLDSFTKELTTYMNSLHDRFK